One Hermetia illucens chromosome 4, iHerIll2.2.curated.20191125, whole genome shotgun sequence DNA segment encodes these proteins:
- the LOC119655222 gene encoding glucose dehydrogenase [FAD, quinone]-like translates to MNISVESLNPQCAARSLGPANAAINTLLQTLLAAQCGLTGCQKWPENYGPHYVNKGSEIFDFVVIGSGPGGSVVAGRLSENPDYRVLLIEAGDNPPVESEIPNMAQALQGGRVDWNYTTEPNYKSCLDFPNSFCPWPQGKMLGGSSANNGMQFILGNRRDFEIWKSMGNPTWGWNNVFEHFRKLEDYKAPNPYHVHGTRGPLVVDRFNGGLQEIKRLIFHAAKEGGYEFVDDFRDGHYLGYGLMNGLIINGQRNTPAKAFLQNIKPNLVVVKNAVATKINFDKDKNAQSVTFVYTDKDNVRHQLTAENSKEIILSAGTIESPKLLMLSGIGSRKHLESYGIPVISDLPVGENLKDHVAVTLVFKIETHLNNPKDTLYDYLIHRSGYLAGVNVLDAAGFVDVNNESGLYPTIQIHHLWYPKHTKQSEFAILGSLQQFLRDDVQETEILAMLFVLICPKSKGYIKLKSTDYLEQPEIFPNYLSEYEDVRLLREAIRLGIKLKKTPIFRKYGLELYRINHPKCDDFIFDTDEYWDCYIRHTNNINYHPAGTAKMGPINDKATVVDSRLRVKGVGRLRVIDASIMPEIVSANLQATVSVIGAKGADFIKEEWNN, encoded by the exons ATGAACATCTCAGTTGAATCACTTAACCCCCAGTGCGCAGCACGTAGCCTTGGTCCAGCAAATGCTGCTATAAATACTTTACTGCAGACATTATTAGCCGCTCAATGTGGACTCaccggttgtcaaaaatggccTGAAAATTATGGTCCTCATTATGTTAACAAAG GAAGCGAAATCTTTGATTTTGTGGTGATCGGAAGTGGACCAGGCGGTTCAGTGGTCGCAGGACGACTTAGTGAAAATCCAGATTATCGGGTACTATTAATTGAAGCGGGGGATAATCCTCCTGTCGAATCAGAA ATTCCAAATATGGCACAAGCTCTTCAGGGGGGTAGAGTTGACTGGAATTACACAACAGAACCAAACTATAAGTCATGTTTGGATTTTCCCAATAGCTTCTGCCCTTGGCCTCAGGGAAAAATGTTAGGTGGATCCTCAGCCAATAACGGTATGCAGTTCATTCTAGGAAATCGAAGAgattttgaaatttggaaaagtaTGGGAAACCCAACATGGGGATGGAATAATGTTTTCGAGCATTTTCGTAAATTGGAAGATTACAAAGCTCCTAATCCATATCATGTGCATGGAACCAGAGGTCCATTAGTAGTAGATCGATTTAACGGAGGATTACAAGAAATAAAAAGATTGATCTTCCACGCGGCCAAAGAAGGCGGGTATGAGTTTGTTGATGATTTTCGTGATGGACATTATTTAGGTTATGGACTGATGAATGGTTTGATAATAAATGGACAACGAAATACACCCGCCAAAGCTTTCCTGCAGAATATTAAACCAAACCTCGTAGTAGTCAAGAATGCAGTTGCCACCAAAATCAATTTCGATAAAGACAAAAACGCTCAATCCGTCACTTTCGTATATACAGATAAAGACAACGTCCGCCATCAGTTGACAGCGGAAAACTCTAAAGAAATAATTTTGAGTGCTGGCACCATCGAGAGTCCCAAATTGCTTATGCTGTCTGGGATAGGTAGTCGAAAGCATCTAGAATCTTATGGTATCCCCGTAATAAGTGATCTACCAGTCGGCGAAAACCTCAAAGACCACGTTGCCGTTACACTCGTTTTCAAAATCGAGACACATCTAAATAACCCGAAAGATACATTGTATGATTACCTCATTCATCGCTCAGGATATTTGGCAGGAGTAAATGTGTTAGATGCAGCCGGTTTCGTTGATGTCAACAATGAATCAGGATTATATCCCACAATACAAATCCACCACTTATGGTATCCAAAACATACAAAACAATCCGAATTTGCTATACTGGGTTCATTGCAACAGTTCCTAAGGGATGATGTACAAGAAACCGAGATACTagcaatgttgttcgttctaaTATGCCCAAAGTCAAAAGGGTACATAAAATTGAAAAGCACAGATTATCTTGAACAACCggaaatatttccaaattatttATCTGAGTATGAAGATGTCAGGCTTCTTCGTGAAGCCATCAGGCTCGGAATAAAACTTAAGAAGACACCTATCTTCAGAAAGTACGGGTTGGAGCTTTACCGGATAAACCATCCTAAATGCGATGATTTTATTTTCGATACAGATGAATATTGGGATTGTTACATAAGACATACCAACAACATCAACTATCATCCAGCTGGTACTGCCAAAATGGGACCAATTAATGATAAAGCAACCGTCGTTGACTCTAGACTTCGGGTTAAAGGTGTGGGAAGACTACGGGTAATCGACGCTAGCATTATGCCGGAAATCGTGAGTGCCAATTTACAGGCAACTGTATCTGTGATAGGAGCAAAAGGCGCTGATTTCATCAAAGAGGAATGGAATAATTGA
- the LOC119654120 gene encoding glucose dehydrogenase [FAD, quinone]-like produces MNVSIDALNPQCAAHSLGPANIAINTLLQTLLAAQCGLTGYQKWPEDYGPHYINKGSEIFDFIVIGGGTAGSVVAGRLSENPDYRVLLIEAGDDPPTESEIPGMLYEIEGARVDWNYTTKPNYMSCLDFPKSFCPWARGKMLGGCSANNAMLFILGNRRDFENWEKMGNPTWGWDNVFEHFRKLEDYKAPNQYHAHGTKGPLVVDRFKGGLREIKRLIIRAAKEGGYESVDDFRDGHYLGYGLMNGLIINGQRNTPAKAFLQNSKPNLVVVKNAVATKINFDKDKNAHSVTSVYTDKDSVRHQLTAENSKEIILSAGTIETPKLLMLSGIGSRKHLESYGIPIISDLPVGENLEDHVTVVLPFKIKTNTNQSKDTLYSYLMHRSGYFSGVNVLDAAGFVDVRNETGLYPSIQIHHFWFQKNANPIEFGILGSLPQFFKGDVQETEILAMMFVLINPKSKGYIKLKSTDYLDQPEIFPNYLSEYDDVRLLRQAIRLGIKLEKTPIFRKYGMELYRINHPKCDDFCFDTDEYWDCYIRHTNNIIYHPTGTAKMGPIEDEGTVVDSRLRVKGVGRLRVIDASIMPKIVSANIQATVAVIGEKGADFIKEDWNN; encoded by the exons ATGAACGTTTCAATCGACGCACTTAACCCCCAGTGCGCAGCACATAGCCTTGGTCCAGCAAATATTGCTATAAATACTTTACTACAAACATTATTAGCCGCTCAATGTGGACTCACCGGTTATCAAAAATGGCCTGAAGATTATGGTCCTCATTATATTAACAAAG GAAGCGAGATCTTCGATTTTATTGTAATTGGAGGTGGAACAGCGGGTTCCGTAGTCGCAGGACGACTTAGTGAAAATCCAGACTATCGAGTTCTATTAATTGAAGCAGGGGATGATCCTCCTACCGAATCAGAA ATTCCAGGTATGCTTTATGAGATTGAAGGAGCTAGAGTTGACTGGAACTATACAACGAAACCTAACTACATGTCATGCCTAGATTTTCCAAAAAGCTTTTGCCCCTGGGCGCGAGGAAAAATGTTGGGTGGTTGCTCAGCTAATAACGCTATGCTGTTTATTCTAGGAAACCGAAGagattttgaaaattgggaAAAGATGGGAAACCCAACATGGGGATGGGATAATGTTTTCGAGCATTTTCGTAAATTGGAAGATTATAAAGCTCCGAATCAATATCATGCACATGGAACCAAAGGTCCATTAGTAGTGGATCGATTTAAGGGAGGATTACGAGAAATAAAAAGATTGATCATTCGCGCGGCCAAAGAAGGCGGGTATGaatctgttgatgattttcgTGATGGACATTATTTAGGTTATGGACTGATGAATGGTTTGATAATAAATGGACAACGAAATACACCCGCCAAAGCTTTCCTACAGAATAGTAAACCAAACCTCGTAGTAGTCAAAAATGCAGTTGCCACCAAAATCAATTTCGATAAAGATAAAAATGCTCATTCAGTCACTTCCGTATACACCGATAAAGATAGCGTTCGTCACCAGTTGACAGCGGAAAACTCTAAAGAAATTATTTTGAGTGCTGGCACCATAGAGACACCGAAATTGCTCATGTTGTCTGGGATAGGTAGTCGAAAGCATCTAGAATCTTATGGTATCCCCATAATAAGTGATCTACCAGTCGGCGAAAACCTTGAAGATCATGTCACTGTTGTGCTTCctttcaaaattaaaacaaatacaaatcaaTCTAAAGATACATTATATAGTTACCTTATGCATCGATCAGGATATTTCTCCGGTGTAAATGTGCTAGATGCAGCCGGTTTCGTAGATGTCCGCAATGAAACAGGATTATACCCTTCAATACAAATCCACCATTTCTGGTTCCAGAAGAATGCCAATCCAATCGAATTTGGAATACTCGGCTCATTGCCACAGTTTTTTAAAGGCGACGTACAAGAAACTGAAATCCTGGCCATGATGTTCGTTCTAATAAATCCAAAGTCGAAGGGATACATCAAATTAAAAAGTACAGATTATCTTGATCAACCggaaatatttccaaattatttGTCTGAGTATGATGATGTCAGGCTTCTTCGTCAAGCAATCAGGCTCGGAATAAAACTTGAGAAGACACCTATCTTTAGAAAGTACGGCATGGAACTTTACCGAATAAACCACCCCAAATGCGATGATTTCTGTTTCGACACAGATGAATATTGGGATTGCTACATAAGACATACCAACAACATAATTTATCATCCAACTGGTACTGCCAAAATGGGGCCAATAGAAGATGAAGGAACTGTCGTTGACTCTAGACTTCGAGTTAAAGGTGTGGGAAGACTACGGGTAATCGATGCTAGCATTATGCCGAAAATCGTGAGTGCCAACATACAGGCGACTGTAGCTGTGATTGGAGAAAAAGGGGCTGATTTCATCAAGGAGGACTGGAACAATTGA